One segment of Mycoplasmopsis glycophila DNA contains the following:
- a CDS encoding iron-sulfur cluster assembly scaffold protein yields the protein MHFNQNEAREIVMKHYMNPENKKNLNEATDTQSFFSTSCADKLVLKRKWKGDLLDEVSFDGHGCAIFLASTDIFLNLIKNKNKDEIARIKEIYTKFVKQENLTEEEISSLGELWVFFNVKTHLNRVNCALLISESILK from the coding sequence ATGCATTTTAATCAAAATGAAGCTCGTGAAATTGTGATGAAACATTACATGAATCCCGAAAATAAAAAAAACCTAAACGAAGCAACAGACACTCAAAGTTTTTTTAGCACTTCTTGTGCTGATAAATTAGTTTTAAAGCGTAAATGAAAAGGTGATCTTTTAGATGAAGTAAGTTTTGATGGTCATGGTTGTGCTATTTTTCTAGCTTCAACAGATATATTTTTAAATTTAATTAAAAATAAAAATAAAGATGAAATCGCTAGAATTAAAGAGATTTACACAAAATTTGTAAAACAAGAAAATCTTACAGAAGAAGAAATAAGCTCACTAGGTGAATTATGAGTTTTCTTTAATGTTAAAACTCATTTAAATCGTGTGAATTGTGCTCTTTTAATTTCTGAATCTATTTTAAAATAA
- a CDS encoding HPr family phosphocarrier protein, whose amino-acid sequence MKEITVKIIDPIGIHARPAQLLTAAASKFKSESKITANGLEANLKSIMNIMTLGVKSGDEVTLKVSGEDEDLAFETILGAFKSNGLCE is encoded by the coding sequence ATGAAAGAAATTACAGTAAAAATTATTGACCCAATTGGAATTCACGCACGTCCAGCTCAATTATTAACTGCTGCTGCTTCAAAATTTAAATCAGAATCAAAAATTACAGCAAATGGTTTAGAAGCTAACTTAAAATCAATCATGAACATCATGACATTAGGTGTAAAAAGCGGAGATGAAGTTACACTTAAAGTTTCGGGCGAAGATGAAGATTTAGCATTTGAAACAATTTTAGGCGCTTTCAAATCAAACGGATTATGTGAATAA
- a CDS encoding transcription antitermination protein NusB has protein sequence MNTKSRRQKRVEIIQVLYKYELLEREINIQDVFDEFPFLDKEQLVAIDKIAKSYNVLKKSLSKFINPSWKWERISPVVRAILLNGAYELFFIQPRIVINEAVEITKNYFWKPIEPINKDERIYDDWQYKFVNGILENYYKLLLKLEQISYKVEE, from the coding sequence ATGAACACAAAAAGTAGACGTCAAAAAAGAGTAGAAATAATACAAGTTTTATATAAATATGAGCTTTTAGAGCGTGAAATCAATATTCAAGATGTTTTTGATGAATTTCCATTTCTAGACAAAGAACAGCTTGTAGCAATTGATAAAATAGCAAAAAGTTATAATGTTTTAAAGAAATCATTATCTAAATTTATTAATCCAAGTTGAAAATGAGAAAGAATTAGTCCTGTTGTAAGAGCTATTCTCTTAAATGGAGCATATGAATTGTTTTTCATACAACCTAGAATAGTTATTAATGAAGCTGTAGAAATAACTAAAAATTATTTTTGAAAACCAATTGAACCTATCAACAAGGATGAAAGAATTTATGATGATTGACAATATAAATTTGTTAATGGTATTTTAGAAAATTACTATAAATTATTATTAAAATTGGAACAAATTTCATACAAAGTTGAAGAGTAA
- a CDS encoding IS3 family transposase, translating to MRQLKAHQWLELFASYEDYKNNLISKNDFELKYYSIRGFSFFDRKFNEAKKYFVFKYNRYNLGMINIESQTGKSSKKGKGSGRPKRQKITPIEIVKKEWEKMPKEQLIEILEIYKDSFDRNNIEVDISKIKKSSLSTRKLGLCFNKSKSTIHNLKTKDQQTRKKSVNTKYDELIIKSFKKNKGLFGRKRLESYIRTKFQIDLNYRTIGRAMRRLNLFCLIRRKKIDREQKNTNVKFIDLVNRDYHGETNQIIATDVTYISAPKDCLNNFVFLSVAIDHKSKFVVNYNLSKRNDLELVMEHMSKIKMDKKWIAHSDHGFQYSSKTYVDLIQKNNGVVSMGRVGNSLDNREAEYFFSILKSECLKLIDITKITFNELKSLIDDFVFWYNNERIQSVLNWKTPQECWGVLAN from the coding sequence ATGAGACAATTAAAGGCACATCAATGATTAGAACTATTCGCTAGTTACGAAGATTACAAAAATAATTTGATATCAAAAAATGATTTTGAACTTAAATATTATTCAATCAGAGGTTTTAGTTTTTTTGATAGAAAATTCAATGAGGCTAAAAAATATTTTGTCTTCAAGTATAACAGATATAATTTAGGAATGATAAATATAGAATCGCAAACAGGTAAATCATCTAAAAAAGGTAAAGGGTCAGGTAGACCAAAAAGGCAAAAAATTACTCCTATTGAAATTGTAAAAAAGGAATGAGAAAAAATGCCTAAGGAACAATTGATTGAAATTTTAGAAATTTATAAAGACTCTTTTGATAGAAATAATATTGAAGTTGATATTTCTAAAATTAAGAAATCTTCACTTTCTACAAGAAAATTGGGCCTATGCTTTAATAAATCTAAGTCAACAATTCACAATCTAAAAACTAAAGATCAGCAAACAAGAAAAAAATCTGTAAATACTAAATATGATGAATTAATAATTAAGTCATTTAAGAAAAATAAGGGTTTGTTTGGTAGAAAAAGATTGGAAAGTTATATTAGAACAAAATTCCAAATAGATCTAAATTATAGGACTATTGGTAGAGCGATGAGAAGATTAAACTTATTTTGTTTAATCAGAAGAAAGAAAATAGACAGAGAACAAAAGAACACAAACGTAAAATTTATAGATCTTGTTAATCGTGATTATCACGGAGAGACAAACCAAATAATTGCCACTGATGTTACTTATATTTCTGCACCAAAAGATTGCTTAAACAATTTTGTATTTTTATCTGTTGCGATTGATCACAAAAGCAAATTTGTTGTTAATTATAATCTTTCAAAAAGAAATGATTTAGAACTAGTAATGGAACATATGTCTAAAATCAAAATGGACAAAAAATGAATAGCTCATTCTGATCATGGTTTCCAATATTCTTCAAAAACTTATGTAGATTTAATTCAGAAAAACAATGGTGTTGTATCAATGGGTAGAGTTGGAAATTCTTTAGATAATAGAGAAGCAGAATATTTCTTTTCGATTTTAAAATCAGAATGTTTAAAATTAATCGACATTACAAAAATAACTTTTAATGAATTAAAATCATTGATTGATGATTTTGTGTTTTGATACAACAACGAAAGAATTCAATCAGTATTAAATTGAAAAACACCTCAAGAGTGTTGAGGTGTTTTAGCAAATTAA
- a CDS encoding nicotinate-nucleotide adenylyltransferase, producing MKIGIYGGSFDPIHIGHIEVAKYVRDELKLDKMIFVPTNCSPFKKKAKKASNEDKINMINLVLEDKMELSDFEIKKGGVNYTIDTIRYFSKKYPNDELFFIIGSDNLPQLHKWKEIEEISILAKIVVVKRSSKINKTNLKKYNCLLLNNKLFDFSSTEIKKGYLDMLDPKVLNYIQNKGLYLEMIIHNSLSALRAKHSVATASFAAELAKKHGLDAKKAYMAGLIHDIAKEWTYENSKAFVNEFYPGLNIPKHKMHQLCGKLWAKHCYGVTDLEILHAIEFHTTMDYNFSDFDKVIFIADKICDGRKYPGIQKVREKVFEDLELGFKLVVENNLEQIKASGVTLDDEAIKLYQYFLK from the coding sequence ATGAAAATAGGAATTTATGGTGGTTCTTTTGATCCAATCCACATCGGGCACATTGAAGTTGCAAAGTATGTAAGAGATGAATTAAAGCTAGATAAAATGATCTTTGTACCTACTAATTGCTCTCCTTTTAAAAAGAAAGCAAAGAAAGCTAGCAATGAAGATAAAATTAATATGATTAATTTAGTTTTAGAAGATAAAATGGAACTTTCTGATTTTGAAATTAAAAAAGGTGGTGTGAATTATACAATTGACACAATTAGGTATTTTAGTAAAAAGTACCCAAATGATGAATTGTTTTTTATTATTGGTTCAGATAACTTACCACAACTTCATAAATGAAAAGAAATTGAAGAAATTTCAATACTTGCAAAAATTGTTGTTGTAAAAAGAAGTTCCAAAATTAATAAAACAAATCTTAAAAAATATAATTGCCTTTTACTCAATAATAAACTTTTTGATTTTAGCTCAACAGAAATCAAAAAAGGTTATTTAGATATGCTTGATCCAAAAGTTTTAAATTATATTCAAAACAAAGGTCTTTACCTTGAAATGATTATTCACAACTCATTATCAGCTTTACGTGCAAAGCATTCTGTTGCGACAGCTAGTTTTGCAGCAGAACTTGCTAAAAAACATGGACTAGATGCTAAAAAAGCATACATGGCAGGTTTAATCCACGACATTGCTAAAGAATGAACTTATGAAAATTCGAAAGCTTTTGTTAATGAGTTTTACCCTGGATTAAATATCCCGAAACACAAAATGCATCAACTTTGTGGCAAGCTTTGAGCAAAACATTGTTATGGTGTAACTGATTTGGAAATATTACATGCAATTGAATTTCATACTACAATGGACTATAATTTTAGTGACTTTGATAAAGTGATTTTTATTGCAGACAAAATTTGTGATGGAAGAAAATATCCTGGAATTCAAAAAGTTAGAGAAAAAGTATTTGAAGATTTAGAATTAGGTTTTAAATTAGTTGTTGAAAATAATTTAGAACAAATCAAAGCATCAGGTGTTACTTTGGATGATGAAGCTATCAAGTTGTATCAGTACTTTTTAAAATAA
- a CDS encoding aminotransferase class V-fold PLP-dependent enzyme, which translates to MKNTQIRKHFPILKKITYFDSAALVLKPKSAIDANTDFYLNQSISTRTSDTPLGNIVYQTLERTREKTAKLIDASPEEVIFTSGTTESLNNFALMSKKILKKNDVILLSTYNHSSNIIPWIEVAKEVGAKIKYSENLLEDITPKTKIIAFAQETNNFNHKEEVSKIIKKAHKLGALVVSDAAQAIVHEKVSLTSFDVIVFSANKFYGPTGFGVLAIKKELLKKLSPAKFGGGSITEVDKNSNWGLKDTIAAFEPGTPNLAGFFMFEKAIDFFNTIGYDKTQKVLTKLSNYLHEKLLKLDNIDVLSQKGDYIALINVKNINSQDVATYLGSKNIYTRAGILCAPYLRNIRSEKSYLRISLGIYNNFDDIDKLIEVLKNGGDFYAF; encoded by the coding sequence ATGAAAAATACTCAAATTAGAAAACACTTTCCAATTTTAAAAAAAATCACTTATTTTGATAGTGCAGCGCTTGTTTTAAAACCAAAAAGTGCAATCGATGCTAATACTGACTTTTACTTAAATCAATCTATTTCTACAAGAACATCAGACACTCCATTAGGGAATATTGTTTACCAAACTTTAGAGCGAACAAGAGAAAAAACAGCCAAATTGATTGACGCTTCTCCTGAAGAAGTAATTTTTACTTCAGGCACAACTGAATCACTCAATAATTTTGCTTTAATGTCCAAAAAAATATTGAAAAAAAATGATGTAATATTGCTCTCAACATATAACCATAGTTCAAATATTATTCCTTGAATTGAAGTAGCAAAAGAAGTTGGTGCAAAGATTAAGTACTCTGAAAATCTTTTAGAAGATATCACTCCTAAAACCAAAATCATAGCTTTTGCTCAAGAAACAAACAATTTCAATCATAAAGAAGAAGTTTCAAAAATAATCAAAAAAGCACATAAATTAGGTGCACTAGTAGTTTCTGATGCTGCACAAGCAATTGTTCATGAAAAGGTCTCTTTAACTAGTTTTGATGTAATTGTTTTTAGTGCTAATAAATTTTATGGCCCAACAGGTTTTGGTGTTCTTGCAATTAAAAAAGAATTACTTAAAAAACTTTCTCCTGCTAAATTTGGTGGTGGAAGCATTACAGAGGTAGATAAAAATTCAAATTGAGGACTCAAAGATACTATTGCTGCATTTGAACCCGGGACGCCTAATCTTGCTGGCTTTTTCATGTTTGAAAAAGCAATTGATTTTTTTAATACAATCGGTTATGACAAAACACAAAAAGTGCTTACTAAATTATCTAATTATCTACATGAAAAGCTTTTAAAGTTAGATAACATTGATGTTTTATCTCAAAAAGGTGATTATATAGCTTTAATCAACGTCAAAAACATCAATTCTCAAGATGTTGCAACTTATTTAGGAAGCAAAAATATCTATACAAGAGCTGGAATTTTATGCGCCCCATACTTGAGAAACATTCGTAGTGAAAAATCATACTTACGAATTTCTTTAGGTATATATAATAATTTTGATGATATCGATAAATTAATTGAAGTTTTAAAAAATGGAGGTGATTTTTATGCATTTTAA
- a CDS encoding pseudouridine synthase, whose translation MEKERLQKLLSKAGIASRREAEKLILDGKVTINGKRATLGEKGTFDDDIKVNGKPISEEKKVYFVLNKPPKTICTLKDNFNRTKVTDLIDTPYKIFPVGRLDYDTTGVLILTNDGDLANKLMHPKNKVVRVYRARLNEPLTKIELAKLNKPVFINNTQSIQDVIPIEGAPKSYFVVLTVGTYHHVKLLFQTVGKEVINLKRVEFGGVTVKGIPLGEYRPLNMKELKTLRAIVKED comes from the coding sequence ATGGAAAAAGAAAGATTACAAAAATTATTATCTAAAGCAGGAATAGCTTCGCGAAGAGAAGCTGAAAAATTAATTCTTGATGGAAAAGTAACAATAAATGGTAAAAGAGCAACTCTTGGAGAAAAAGGTACATTTGATGATGATATTAAAGTAAATGGTAAACCAATTTCTGAAGAGAAAAAAGTTTATTTTGTTTTAAATAAGCCACCAAAAACTATCTGTACACTCAAAGATAACTTCAATCGTACTAAAGTAACCGATTTAATTGACACTCCTTATAAAATATTTCCTGTTGGAAGATTAGACTATGATACTACAGGTGTCTTAATTTTAACTAACGATGGTGATTTAGCTAATAAATTAATGCACCCTAAAAATAAAGTGGTAAGAGTGTATCGTGCAAGATTAAATGAGCCGCTTACTAAAATTGAATTAGCAAAATTAAATAAACCTGTTTTTATTAATAATACACAAAGCATTCAAGATGTTATTCCGATCGAAGGAGCTCCTAAAAGTTATTTTGTAGTTCTAACAGTCGGAACATACCATCACGTTAAATTATTATTTCAAACAGTAGGAAAAGAAGTTATTAATTTAAAGAGAGTCGAATTTGGTGGAGTTACAGTTAAAGGTATACCTTTAGGTGAATATAGACCTCTCAATATGAAGGAACTCAAAACATTAAGAGCTATTGTTAAAGAAGATTAA
- a CDS encoding Y-family DNA polymerase, whose protein sequence is MSVILHIDFDSYFVNAIKTIKPNLKNRPMVCARTTTNAIALSMTYDIKKFGFKAGALVSEIRKKVPNLVVVQPIYSLFSTLSSNIFAYFYNKISKRIDIASIDECYIDITDKIESLDKALEYAKKIQQEVLEKFKIPISIGVSYNKFFAKMTTNLIKPFNVGLTDQNNYQENFWNLPIESFHGIGRRTAPKLKELGILTIGDLAQYKDKTSFLKDVFGKNAKEIIECLNPTKQERIPFAQKEDPKGIGKEISFDSNENILDDHEEILRSITYELIEKLEIKKLVCKTITVIARDKNKKWISKQMKLSLFTQKEEEILPSVIKIYRENFANKEWKGLGVRLTDLQDAHQTYQPVNLFNNQVKTELDIPKNSSVSHLILKINSKIGSKNAMTLKQYQEKQKKEKEDNFFESSGGIFKK, encoded by the coding sequence ATGTCAGTTATCTTACACATTGATTTTGATTCTTATTTTGTTAATGCAATCAAAACTATTAAACCTAATTTAAAAAATAGGCCTATGGTCTGTGCTCGAACAACAACTAATGCAATCGCACTTTCGATGACGTATGATATTAAAAAGTTCGGTTTTAAAGCTGGAGCTTTAGTTAGTGAAATTAGAAAAAAAGTGCCCAATTTAGTAGTGGTACAGCCTATTTATTCACTTTTTTCAACTTTATCAAGCAATATTTTTGCTTATTTTTACAATAAAATTAGCAAAAGAATTGATATAGCCTCAATCGATGAATGTTATATCGATATTACAGATAAAATCGAAAGTCTAGATAAAGCATTAGAATATGCCAAAAAAATTCAACAAGAAGTTTTAGAAAAATTCAAAATACCAATTAGTATTGGTGTTTCATATAATAAATTTTTTGCTAAAATGACTACAAACTTAATTAAGCCTTTTAATGTAGGTCTAACTGATCAAAATAATTATCAAGAAAACTTTTGAAACTTGCCGATTGAAAGTTTTCATGGAATCGGAAGAAGAACTGCACCAAAATTAAAGGAGTTAGGAATATTAACTATTGGTGATCTAGCACAGTATAAAGACAAAACTAGCTTTCTCAAAGATGTTTTCGGCAAAAATGCTAAAGAAATTATTGAATGTCTTAATCCTACTAAACAAGAAAGAATTCCTTTTGCACAAAAAGAAGATCCTAAAGGTATAGGTAAAGAAATTTCATTTGATAGCAATGAAAATATTTTAGATGATCACGAAGAAATCTTGCGTTCAATTACATACGAACTAATTGAAAAATTAGAAATTAAGAAACTAGTTTGCAAAACAATCACAGTTATAGCAAGAGATAAGAATAAAAAGTGAATTAGCAAACAAATGAAGCTTTCTCTTTTTACACAAAAAGAAGAAGAAATATTGCCTAGTGTAATTAAAATTTATAGAGAAAACTTTGCAAATAAGGAATGAAAAGGTTTAGGCGTAAGATTAACTGATTTACAAGATGCACATCAGACTTACCAACCAGTTAATCTTTTTAATAATCAAGTAAAAACAGAATTAGACATTCCGAAAAACTCTAGTGTATCGCATTTAATTTTAAAAATCAATTCAAAAATAGGCTCTAAAAATGCGATGACATTAAAGCAATATCAAGAAAAACAAAAGAAAGAAAAAGAAGATAACTTTTTTGAATCAAGTGGCGGAATATTCAAAAAATAA